Proteins from a single region of Diaphorobacter limosus:
- the dsdC gene encoding DNA-binding transcriptional regulator DsdC — MLNLPPRVGSRLNSSQFSNLYTFLVAARHLSFACAADELCLTPSAVSHRIGRLERALSMRLFQRLTRQVCLTEDGKRIFEILQHAVGELSEALQPSSQAEIAGAIALYARPSVAQCWLVPRLADFAERYPLVALDIRVGNDNADFRSGNIDLALYYANGDFPGLVSHKLMDEKMAPVCSPEYARRLGLLEQPGNLRHCTLLHDALAWNNAASDAEWTLWARAHGMLALLPERGITFDRSDLCVVAAMNHAGLAIGRQQLVQKRIDRGELVLPFGGFTQSGHYDYYLVHPPLDPMPRRLHALMDWLHECASQSPLAGGAEPLLG, encoded by the coding sequence ATGCTGAATCTTCCTCCCCGCGTCGGTTCGCGGCTCAACAGCAGCCAGTTTTCCAACCTCTATACCTTTCTGGTGGCCGCCCGCCACCTCAGCTTTGCCTGCGCCGCCGATGAGCTGTGCCTGACCCCGAGCGCGGTCAGCCACCGCATTGGCCGGCTGGAGCGCGCCTTGTCCATGCGCCTGTTCCAGCGCCTGACGCGCCAGGTGTGCCTGACGGAGGACGGCAAACGCATTTTCGAGATCCTGCAGCACGCGGTGGGCGAGCTGTCCGAAGCACTGCAGCCCAGCTCCCAGGCCGAAATTGCCGGCGCCATTGCGCTGTACGCGCGGCCATCGGTCGCGCAATGCTGGCTGGTGCCCAGGCTGGCGGACTTTGCTGAACGCTACCCGCTGGTCGCGCTGGATATCCGGGTGGGCAACGACAACGCCGACTTTCGCAGCGGCAATATCGACCTGGCGCTGTATTACGCCAATGGCGACTTCCCGGGCCTGGTCAGCCACAAGCTGATGGACGAGAAAATGGCGCCGGTCTGCAGCCCCGAATACGCCCGCCGCCTGGGCCTGCTGGAGCAGCCCGGCAATCTGCGCCATTGCACCCTGCTGCACGACGCGCTGGCCTGGAACAACGCCGCCAGCGATGCCGAATGGACGCTGTGGGCCAGGGCGCACGGCATGCTGGCGCTGCTGCCCGAGCGCGGCATCACCTTCGACCGCTCCGACCTGTGCGTGGTGGCGGCGATGAACCACGCTGGTCTTGCGATAGGCCGCCAACAATTGGTGCAAAAGCGCATAGACCGCGGCGAGCTGGTCTTGCCCTTTGGCGGCTTTACCCAGTCCGGCCACTATGACTACTACCTGGTCCACCCGCCCCTGGACCCCATGCCCAGGCGGCTGCACGCACTCATGGACTGGCTGCACGAATGCGCCAGCCAGTCACCGCTGGCGGGCGGCGCGGAGCCGTTACTGGGCTGA
- a CDS encoding ATP-binding cassette domain-containing protein: MRRRLSLARALVNDPRLLLLDEPTTGLDPQARHLMWERLQTLLQQGKSILLTTHFMDEAERLCSRLLVLDHGRKIAEGRPRELIAEHLEREVVEAYGNGALALAHDARLRPLAARIEVSGETVFFYTQDARALLQALAAQPQLRTLHRPANLEDLFLKLTGRQIREDG, from the coding sequence ATGCGCCGGCGCCTGTCGCTGGCGCGCGCCCTGGTCAACGACCCACGCCTGTTGCTGCTGGACGAGCCCACCACGGGCCTGGACCCGCAGGCGCGCCACCTGATGTGGGAGCGGCTGCAAACGCTGCTGCAGCAGGGCAAGTCCATCCTGCTGACCACGCATTTCATGGACGAGGCCGAGCGCTTGTGCTCGCGCCTGCTGGTGCTCGACCATGGCCGCAAGATCGCCGAGGGCCGCCCGCGCGAGCTGATCGCCGAGCACCTGGAACGCGAGGTGGTCGAGGCCTACGGCAACGGCGCGCTGGCCCTGGCACATGACGCCCGGCTGCGCCCGCTGGCGGCGCGCATCGAGGTCAGCGGCGAGACGGTGTTCTTCTACACCCAGGATGCGCGCGCCCTGCTGCAGGCGCTGGCCGCCCAGCCGCAGCTGCGCACCCTGCACCGGCCGGCGAACCTGGAAGATCTGTTCCTCAAGCTCACCGGCCGGCAGATCCGCGAGGATGGTTGA
- a CDS encoding gluconate:H+ symporter: MQGGTGLLLVLLAAIVLIVVLIVKVRVHAFLALMAACFVVGIGSGMPLADIAGSFEKGVGGTLGFLAAIIGLGSILGKMLEESGGAERIAQTLLNTLGKQRASWVMMLVGFIAGIPVFFEVGFVLLIPLIYVVAKDTRLNLLYLGVPLAISLMTVHCMLPPHPAAMAITGMLDADVGKVILYGLIVGLPTAVIGGPLWIKLACKSEAPATQEAFLEERCETRASKDLPGFGLTLFTILLPLLLMVGKTLAVMGLSKGSAAFGVVSFLGNPLTALAIAVLFAYWSLGLRRGLHMAELLKLTDKSFPPLASILLIIGAGGAFNGMLIDSGIGKVLADSLAQLNMNPIVLAWLVAGLMHFAVGSATVAMISAAGMVLPMLNTHPGVSREIMVIAIGAGAIGWTHVTDSAFWVVKEYLGASLTDALKKFTAGTVLASLVALGLTLLLAKFV, from the coding sequence ATGCAGGGTGGTACAGGTTTATTACTGGTCTTGCTGGCCGCGATCGTGCTGATCGTGGTGCTGATCGTGAAGGTTCGGGTGCACGCTTTTCTGGCCCTGATGGCGGCATGTTTTGTGGTGGGCATAGGCTCGGGCATGCCGCTCGCCGACATCGCCGGGTCCTTCGAGAAGGGCGTGGGCGGCACGCTGGGCTTTCTGGCGGCGATCATCGGCCTGGGCAGCATCCTGGGCAAAATGCTGGAGGAGTCCGGCGGGGCCGAGCGCATTGCCCAGACCCTGCTGAACACGCTGGGCAAGCAGCGCGCCTCCTGGGTCATGATGCTGGTCGGTTTCATCGCCGGGATTCCGGTCTTCTTCGAGGTCGGCTTCGTGCTGCTGATTCCGCTGATCTACGTGGTGGCCAAGGACACCCGCCTGAACCTGCTGTACCTGGGCGTGCCGCTGGCTATTTCGCTGATGACGGTGCATTGCATGCTGCCGCCGCATCCCGCCGCGATGGCGATCACCGGCATGCTGGACGCCGACGTGGGCAAGGTGATTCTGTACGGCCTGATCGTGGGCCTGCCCACGGCCGTGATCGGCGGGCCGCTGTGGATCAAGCTGGCCTGCAAGAGCGAAGCGCCGGCCACGCAGGAAGCCTTCCTGGAGGAGCGCTGCGAAACCCGTGCCAGCAAGGATTTACCCGGCTTCGGCCTGACCCTGTTCACCATCCTGCTGCCGCTGTTGCTGATGGTGGGCAAGACCCTGGCCGTGATGGGCCTGAGCAAGGGTTCGGCGGCCTTCGGGGTGGTGAGTTTTCTGGGCAACCCGCTGACCGCGCTGGCCATTGCCGTGCTGTTTGCCTACTGGTCGCTGGGATTGCGCCGCGGCCTGCACATGGCCGAGCTGCTCAAGCTGACCGACAAATCCTTTCCGCCGCTGGCCAGCATCTTGCTGATCATTGGCGCAGGCGGCGCCTTCAACGGCATGCTGATCGACAGCGGCATCGGCAAGGTGCTGGCCGACTCGCTGGCGCAGCTGAACATGAACCCCATCGTGCTGGCCTGGCTGGTGGCCGGCCTGATGCACTTCGCGGTGGGCTCCGCCACCGTGGCCATGATCAGCGCCGCCGGCATGGTGTTGCCCATGCTGAACACCCACCCCGGGGTGAGCCGGGAAATCATGGTCATTGCCATAGGCGCCGGTGCCATAGGCTGGACGCATGTGACCGACTCCGCGTTCTGGGTGGTGAAGGAATACCTGGGCGCCTCGCTGACCGACGCGCTGAAAAAATTCACCGCCGGCACGGTGCTGGCCTCGCTGGTCGCCCTGGGGCTGACCTTGCTGCTGGCGAAGTTTGTCTGA
- a CDS encoding ABC transporter permease, which yields MPAPHTNPSPWRAPDLSLRWWPVFLRNLLVWRKLAIPSLMGNIAEPLMWLVAFGYGMGALVGELTVDGQRVPYILFLASGSICMSAMNAASFEALYSAFSRMHVQKTWDGIMNAPISLDSVLLAEMLWAAFKALFTTTAILGVMLALSISHSPKLLAALAVLVFVGIMFASIALIFNALAPGYDFFTYYFTLVLTPMMFLSGVFFPREQLPTAVRIASDWLPLTNAVELVRPMFMDQWPAHPLRHGLVLALTTVLAYWLALALTRRRFRS from the coding sequence ATGCCCGCACCCCACACGAATCCAAGCCCCTGGCGCGCCCCCGACCTGTCGCTGCGCTGGTGGCCGGTGTTTTTGCGCAACCTGCTGGTCTGGCGCAAGCTGGCCATACCCAGCCTGATGGGCAACATCGCCGAGCCGCTGATGTGGCTGGTGGCCTTTGGCTACGGCATGGGGGCGCTGGTGGGCGAGCTGACCGTGGACGGGCAGCGCGTGCCCTACATCCTGTTCCTGGCCAGCGGCTCGATCTGCATGAGCGCCATGAACGCCGCCAGCTTCGAGGCCCTGTACTCAGCCTTCTCGCGCATGCATGTGCAAAAGACCTGGGACGGCATCATGAACGCCCCCATCAGCCTGGACAGCGTGCTGCTGGCCGAGATGCTGTGGGCCGCCTTCAAGGCGCTGTTCACGACCACGGCCATCCTGGGGGTGATGCTGGCGCTGTCCATCAGCCACAGCCCGAAGCTGCTGGCGGCGCTGGCCGTGCTGGTGTTCGTGGGCATCATGTTCGCCAGCATCGCGCTGATCTTCAACGCGCTGGCACCGGGCTACGACTTCTTCACCTACTACTTCACGCTGGTGCTCACGCCCATGATGTTTCTGTCGGGCGTGTTCTTCCCGCGCGAGCAGCTGCCGACCGCGGTGCGCATCGCCTCGGACTGGCTGCCGCTGACCAATGCCGTGGAGCTGGTGCGCCCCATGTTCATGGACCAGTGGCCCGCACACCCACTGCGCCACGGCCTGGTGCTGGCGCTGACCACGGTGCTGGCCTACTGGCTGGCGCTGGCGCTGACGCGGCGGCGTTTTCGCAGCTGA